GATGGTTGGTAGGTTCATCGAGAATAAGCAGATTGACCGGAGTCGCTATTATCTTGCCGAGCATCACCCTGCTTTTCTCTCCTCCGCTGAGGACCCTGATCTTTTTCAGTGCTCCATCCCCTTCGAACATCATCATCGCGCTGATATCCCTGGCCTTCTGTTGACCCGTCTCGGGATTCGAGATCATTATCTCGTCAAGGACAGTCCTTTGATCATCGAGACTAGATGTATTTGCCTGTTCGTAGAAGGTGTATTCCACCGTTGGATTGAAGTTTATCTCCCCGGAATCGACCTGAAGGTCCCCGGCAAGCGTCCTGAGCATCGTGCTTTTTCCTTTTCCGTTTTGCCCTATAACGCATATCCTGTCGTAAGGCCCGACCGAGAAAGACAGGTCGGAAAAGAGGGGCTTCGCCGGATCGAAACCGAAAGATATCCGGTCGACATTCAAAACCGGTTTTCCGTTGAACAGTCTGGACATGAAAGAAAAATCGAGATCCCTCGCTTTTTCGAGTTTCTCGAGTTTCTCCTGTTTTGCCAGAGTCTTTATCCTTGATTGGACCATATTGGCAAGCCGCGCTTTTGCCCTGAATCTCCTGATGAATTCCTCGGTTTTTTTCCTCTTTTTTTCATCGTTGATACGCGTCTTTTCGTAGACCTCTTCCTCCATCGCGAACTGCGAATAGAGTTTTTCAGTATTCCCCTTTATCTTTCTCAGAGTCTTGCGGTATATCCCCATCGTGTGCGTCACGACATTATCCATGAAAGACCGGTCGTGAGTGATAAGAATAAGCTCTCCGTGCCAGCTTCCAAGGAACCGGGTCAGCCATCTTATCGAAGTTATGTCGAGGTAGTTGTTCGGTTCATCGAGCAGGAGAAGGTCGACGTCCCTGACAAGGACCTTCGCTAGATTAAGCCTTACCTGGAACCCTCCGGAGAGTTCGCCTGGCTCTTTCTTCATATCTTCTTCGCTGAAGCCGAGACCCGCCAGGACCTTCTCCACCTTCCAGAAATGGTCTTTTTCCCGCTCGCTCAGACCTCTGCACCCTTCGCGAAGAACTGAACTTTCAGTGAATTCCGTCTCCTGGTGGACATAACCGATAGTATATCCCTTTGGAATCGTGATAGTCCCGGAATCGGCCTCTTCCTCCCCGCTGATCAGCCTGAAAAGGGTGGTCTTTCCTTCCCCGTTCCTTCCCACCAGCCCGAGCCTCTCGCGCGTGTTCAGCTTGAAACCCGTTTCTCGAAAGAGTTCCTGCGTGCCATAGCTTTTTGATATGCCGTCTACTATGATCATCCCGGGATCGATCCGCCTTCATCGTTCAGGTCGCGTCAGTTCTGAATACAGAACAGCCCTGCCGGACCATCTGTGTTTTCACAGCTGGTCCGGCATCATTGAAGTATATAGAGATATGCCACTGAATTCAATCACGCTGAGAACAAATGGAAAAAATCCCAGCAGGCTTTTCCGCGCCGCTATGCCTCTACCAGAAGTTACGCGACAGATCGGTAGAGGGATCGATCTCGTTCCACGCGATTTTTTCCACCTGCCCCGTAGTCGGAAAAGCGGGAGGAGGCGTATCCATCAACCTGCTGTCATAGTTGTAGTCTTTGTTATACCCGGTGCTTATACCGTAAGACCCGAATGTTCCGACAGCACCTCTCTGCTTCTGTATGATCCCGCCATAGACGACCAGGTCGCCCCGCGGGCTTCCTGAACTGTAGTTCTCGACTCCCCACGACGTATCGAGAGCCATTATAGCCGCCATGACGGTCTCGTCAGCAGAGTCGCGGTTCGCCGTATTGTCAGCCATCGTCACGTTTCCTTCCGCGACAAGCCCGCAGAGGTCTGTCGACGTCGGATCGGTCCTCGGATCGGTATCATAGACAAGATTGTCGGTTATGAAGATATCCCCGCTGCACCCGACAGTGACCTGTCCCTTGATCCTTCCCTTGACCTCTGCCCTTCCGGAGACATAGATGACGCCATTGGCGGGATAGCTCATGTCGTTGGTCGTGCCACCGATCTTCACCCTGAGATACGGATTGCCCCCTCCATCGACCATAAATTCAATCGCGACCGGATTCCCGGTCAGCGCAAGCCCTCCGCTCGCTGTAGCGGCGTTTAAAAGCATGCTCGTATCGGTCGGAAGGTCTATGCGTGAGGCATTGAGAGTCAACCCCTTGTGAAACTGCGGGTCGTCCTGGGGAGGACCGCCATGATAATAATCAATATCGGCTGCCGCGCTTGACGCTTCACCGTAAAAATCGGGGTTTCCGTATATATGCATCTGGTCATTCGTATGGACCGGGCCATGAAATTCATCATTCTCGTAAAACCATATAGTCGATCCGCTCGGAGATTTTTCCATATCAGAGAAATAGGCGTACCTGGAAAAATTCTGCTGTCCCACCTGTACCTGCAAAACCTTCGATATACCTGTTCCGTTAAGAGTCGCCCGCACCGTAGCCATTACAAACCGCGACGGATTCCCGGTATTGGAATCGAGAGGATCGAGATAGACCGTCACAGTCCCCTTGCCATAGAGATCGGCTTTGTCATAGAGTTCGACAGGCTGGTCCTTGTTCGTCCCGGAACCGGTAAACGGCACTGTCAACTCACTGAGGTGCCGCAGGCTTTTTTCCACTCCCGCTTCGGCAAGATAGAATACCTGCTTGTCAAGCATCTCGTTCGAAGCGAGCTGCGTCTCGTTGACTGACAACGAGCTGAGGCCGAAAGCTATCCCGGTCAGCGCCACCATGATAAGGATGACGATCACGAGAGCCGAGCCCTCTTCGTTTCCGCCGTTGAATCTGAATATACTCATATCCACTCTCTTTCCCGCGGCTAACTTTACGGAGTCGCGGCATTTTCCCTTACTACGACATCATCGATATTCCAGCCGGAATATGCCGAACCTCCATCAGTCTTCAACCTGAACCTGATCGCTACATCTGCCTCTCCATCAGCCCATTCCGCAATATCGAGTTCGACGAATGTCCACTCATCATCGGTTATTTCAGTCGGATTCCGCCAGATCCTCGTCCATGGGCCGGCTGTGCCGGCGATGCTTATATATATGCTCGCCTGGTCATAGGCAGGTGCTTCGATATTGAGCCACCTGTAGAACTGAAGTACGACATTCGAGCTCGATGAACAGTCGATCGCTCCCGAAGGAGTTATGAGTTCGTTATCGGTATTATTCTTATACTGGCCATTCCACCCGTCTTCACCGAGATCGTTTCCGTAGCAGTAATTTCCCGAATGGGCAGAGGCAGGATCATCGTTACCGTTATTTTCTCCGCCTTTTCCGGCGGGAGTCCCTCTCTGCCAGTCGTCCTGCGTCCTCAGCATGTTGTGAGTCCACCCCTTGTCGCCCTCAAAATCGTCCTCGAAGACGATATACGACGAAGCTTCCTGACAGATCGAGAATACGGGACCGAATACGTTGGAGTTGACCGATTCCTCTCCGCTCGTCTCCACCGCCCTCACTGAATAATAATAGGCGACTCCGTCCAGCGGAGGATCGAGGCCGAAGAGTTCGTCATCTGTGAAAGTGTAGCTGACAGATCCCACAGCTGTTATCTCACCGACGATGTGATCGAAAGCGCCGATAGCGCTCTCCTCCCTGTATATCCTGTAAACGATGACATTGTCGGTGCAATGTCCGTCATCGGCAGACCTGTCGAAGACGACAGTGATACTACCGCCCGCGTCGACCGGCGTATCATAAGCTGAAGTTATCCTCGGAGCTCCCGGCTCTCCATCCGACATCGTGTACCCTTCATTGGACGGAGAAGATTCCCTGCTGTTATCAGAGTCGTAGGCTGTAGCCTGATAATAATAGAACTCTCCGATAACGGGAGGATCTGATGGATTCGTTGAAGGTCCATCGACAAAGAGATACGTATCAGAACCGGTCGCCTCTACTTCTGCGATCTGGAAGTATCCTCCAAATTCGACCTTCCGGTATATACGGTAGTAGTCGACAGACCCTGCCGGGGCTATGTCCTGCGGGGCGTTCTCGAAGGTGACGTTCACCGAACCGGTCGCGTCGCAAAGGATATCGTTGGCAGCGAGATTCTCCGGAGGATCGAGTTCCGTATTTCTCAATGGCACACCGGTCATCTCGTTGGACGGCACTTCCGATCCCTCGAAAGAGCGCGTTATCACGCGATATGTATATTCGGCGCCTCTCGTCAGATCAACGTCGATATGGCTGAAGCTTGTCCCCTCGTCCGGCAGGCAGGCAAAAACGGGAGTCCAAGCAGGTTCAAATATCGACTTACGTTCCACTATATATCCCGAGACGACAGCGGGAACGCACGCTTCAGATGGAGATTCAGCCCATGTAAGGACAAGTGATTCTCCCTCGTCATCAGGATAATCGAAGACATTTGTCAGCTGGCACGCCGAGACATCGCCGGCGCCCGAGTAAAAGACTCCTCCATATTCATTCGAATTCACTGACGGGATCGTGTCAGGCGCGCCGCTGAGCGCCCTTGCGACATAATAGTAGTAGTTGTTCGCCTCGGGAGGCTGTCCGGCAAGGTTGCCTGCCTGGCTGTCGAGGAAATTATAGTATTCAGATCCGTCGGCATTGATTATTCCGACGAGAGTCTTTGACAGGATCCCTCCACCACCTTCGTTGCTGCGATAGACCTCATACCGGTCGACAAGAGTACTCGCTCCGCCGAGATCATCGATCGACCTTTTGACGACCACCGTTACCTCATCAACGTTGTCGCAGGGAGTATCAAAAGCGTCGGTAATGACTGGCGGGTCCGGTCCATTCGGAACAGCCTGGACTGGCCCGGCTATATTCGACATCACAGATTCCTGCGGCCGGCAGTCCCACGCGGTGACGTAATAATAGTACGACGTACCGATCTGCGGCCCTCCGGCGGGGGAGGACGCGTCATCTACATAGACATAGGAAGAGATACCCTTTGGCACGCTCATCCCGATACATTCCCATTCCGACATCCCCTCTATCCTGCGGTAGACGTTATAGCTGGTAAGGTCCTCTTCACCGCCCGATTCGTCGAACGAAGCGTCAAATCCAAGGGTTATGCTTTCACCGGCATCTTTTGGAGTATCGACGGCGGTAAGACTCGATGGCGCTCCGGGGGGATTACCGCACGCGTGAAGGTTGGCGCTTCCCGTTCCGACATTCCTTGGACGGATCTTGCTCGTCATCGTCACGGAGCGATAGTTGCGCGGAGCGCTCGGAGCGCTGTGGCGCCCTGAATACCCGGCCTGCATGGTCGCCGACTCCGCTTCAATAGTGACCTGGACCTCGATGATCCTGCTCAGCATATTCTGGGAGACAGGCGTCACCGAGGCGATCTCGGCCTGGCTCAACCGGCCGTCGCCATTATTGTCGCCCCAGAGAGTGATCACTCCGGTACCTGAATAATCACCGTAATATTTGAAAACCGGTTCTGGAAATGTCCCGTCGGGGTAGTTGTTCCTTCCGCGTATCCCGGAGGCGATCATATCCTTCTTGTATCCGTTCTCTTCCCTGTAGATCGCGTAATCGTCGGGATTCTGAGTAATCGTATATACGTCCGTCGCGTCGACGATACCGTTATCATCATGGTCGAGAGTATACCTGATCGTCTCGGCATTATTATTATACCTTGAAAGGGCGCCGATACTCTCTCCGGGCAACATCCCCGGAGTATACGACGTGCCATCGCTGAGAGGGACGCTCTCGCTCGTACTCATCCCCTGGACTCCATTGATCCCCGATGAGATATCGGCATTGAAGATCACCTGGTATGGAGCAGCGTCGATAAAAACCGGCTGCCCGTTAAAATCGTCAATGTTCAATCCCGCGAGCCTCAGATCCTTCTGCATCGTCTCGAGCGCGACTCTCCCGTTCTGCTGAGCGTCGATATAGCTGTTTTCCGCGTCAGACGCCTTCTTCTGAGATATCAGAACGCCGTACGCTCCTATGATAAGAAGCCCTACCACGAGCAATCCTATCATCATCTCGACAAGGGTGAACCCCGATCTGCTGTTTCTTTTTTTCATCATGATCCATCTCCAGCGTTTCTTTACAGGTTGATATCCTTGAACCGGCTTATGCTCGATTTTAATTCAACGTTTCGCACCCTGTCCGCCTGCCGCCATTCGACTCTCACCGTGATTTCTTTCATAACGCTGTTTCCTACGGCGTTCAGCGAATCGGAGATAGCGACAGTCCTTTTGAATATCCTGTACTCCGGATCGGCAACGTTTACCTGTTCGAAATCTTCACTCGGAAAATTAGTCGAATTGATCGCGCTGTATCTGATCGAACCGATCACCTCTTCCATTTTCTCATGTGCGAGGTTGGTCGCTACCACGGTATGTTTTGAATTCATGTTGGCATGCATCGCCCTGAACATCACCCTGCTGAGACCGAGCACGCCTATAGCGAATACTGTCAGCGCGACAATGACCTCCACGAGAGTCATTCCTTTTTGCGACCGCGGCAAAATCTTGTCAAACATACCGTCCTCCAGGCGTTCTTTAATCATAATTCGGTCTCTGGACCGATACACTTCCGGTCGATCTCCTTACGACCATCATTCTGTCTGTCCCTTTTTCCTGCTGGCGAAATTCGAGCTCGGGCATCACGAATATCAGGCCTTCCTCATTCGAGGAGCCGTTCGGATGAAAGATCACCCTTGGCGGACTACCCGAGAACGTCACCGGTTTTGTGACGTAAGCTCCCTCTTCATCGGTAGAACCGGCGATCATCCCGAATACCTGGCCGCTTGGAAGCTGGTAAGGTCCGTAGACCTTCTCTCCCGCGTCGGCCCTCCCGTTGCCTCTCGCTGTCGGATCGAAACCGCCGCTCGCCGGATCGCCGTTACCCCCGCCATCATCGTCGAGTATGATCACATTCGAGCGATCGAGATCGAAGAAGACTATATAATCATTTTTTTCGTGAATGGCGCTGCTGCGCGCTTTCCTCAGCGCTCCCATCACTATTCCCGCGGCATCTTTCG
Above is a window of Candidatus Krumholzibacteriota bacterium DNA encoding:
- a CDS encoding ATP-binding cassette domain-containing protein, with protein sequence MIIVDGISKSYGTQELFRETGFKLNTRERLGLVGRNGEGKTTLFRLISGEEEADSGTITIPKGYTIGYVHQETEFTESSVLREGCRGLSEREKDHFWKVEKVLAGLGFSEEDMKKEPGELSGGFQVRLNLAKVLVRDVDLLLLDEPNNYLDITSIRWLTRFLGSWHGELILITHDRSFMDNVVTHTMGIYRKTLRKIKGNTEKLYSQFAMEEEVYEKTRINDEKKRKKTEEFIRRFRAKARLANMVQSRIKTLAKQEKLEKLEKARDLDFSFMSRLFNGKPVLNVDRISFGFDPAKPLFSDLSFSVGPYDRICVIGQNGKGKSTMLRTLAGDLQVDSGEINFNPTVEYTFYEQANTSSLDDQRTVLDEIMISNPETGQQKARDISAMMMFEGDGALKKIRVLSGGEKSRVMLGKIIATPVNLLILDEPTNHLDMESCDALLEALIDFKGAVIMVTHNEMFLHGLAERLIVFQGSCAGLFEGSYERFLETRGWEEERVPPLPEGEEKKQRTSESRKEIRQKRQEINREKNRILKPLERLFDELEKRIIEAEARMEDYHSEIASASREGEAEAIAAISRNIHRCRTEIDESFDRLESVSVELEKQREFFRRSLEKLDDQAR
- a CDS encoding DUF4900 domain-containing protein, coding for MSIFRFNGGNEEGSALVIVILIMVALTGIAFGLSSLSVNETQLASNEMLDKQVFYLAEAGVEKSLRHLSELTVPFTGSGTNKDQPVELYDKADLYGKGTVTVYLDPLDSNTGNPSRFVMATVRATLNGTGISKVLQVQVGQQNFSRYAYFSDMEKSPSGSTIWFYENDEFHGPVHTNDQMHIYGNPDFYGEASSAAADIDYYHGGPPQDDPQFHKGLTLNASRIDLPTDTSMLLNAATASGGLALTGNPVAIEFMVDGGGNPYLRVKIGGTTNDMSYPANGVIYVSGRAEVKGRIKGQVTVGCSGDIFITDNLVYDTDPRTDPTSTDLCGLVAEGNVTMADNTANRDSADETVMAAIMALDTSWGVENYSSGSPRGDLVVYGGIIQKQRGAVGTFGSYGISTGYNKDYNYDSRLMDTPPPAFPTTGQVEKIAWNEIDPSTDLSRNFW
- a CDS encoding choice-of-anchor J domain-containing protein codes for the protein MKKRNSRSGFTLVEMMIGLLVVGLLIIGAYGVLISQKKASDAENSYIDAQQNGRVALETMQKDLRLAGLNIDDFNGQPVFIDAAPYQVIFNADISSGINGVQGMSTSESVPLSDGTSYTPGMLPGESIGALSRYNNNAETIRYTLDHDDNGIVDATDVYTITQNPDDYAIYREENGYKKDMIASGIRGRNNYPDGTFPEPVFKYYGDYSGTGVITLWGDNNGDGRLSQAEIASVTPVSQNMLSRIIEVQVTIEAESATMQAGYSGRHSAPSAPRNYRSVTMTSKIRPRNVGTGSANLHACGNPPGAPSSLTAVDTPKDAGESITLGFDASFDESGGEEDLTSYNVYRRIEGMSEWECIGMSVPKGISSYVYVDDASSPAGGPQIGTSYYYYVTAWDCRPQESVMSNIAGPVQAVPNGPDPPVITDAFDTPCDNVDEVTVVVKRSIDDLGGASTLVDRYEVYRSNEGGGGILSKTLVGIINADGSEYYNFLDSQAGNLAGQPPEANNYYYYVARALSGAPDTIPSVNSNEYGGVFYSGAGDVSACQLTNVFDYPDDEGESLVLTWAESPSEACVPAVVSGYIVERKSIFEPAWTPVFACLPDEGTSFSHIDVDLTRGAEYTYRVITRSFEGSEVPSNEMTGVPLRNTELDPPENLAANDILCDATGSVNVTFENAPQDIAPAGSVDYYRIYRKVEFGGYFQIAEVEATGSDTYLFVDGPSTNPSDPPVIGEFYYYQATAYDSDNSRESSPSNEGYTMSDGEPGAPRITSAYDTPVDAGGSITVVFDRSADDGHCTDNVIVYRIYREESAIGAFDHIVGEITAVGSVSYTFTDDELFGLDPPLDGVAYYYSVRAVETSGEESVNSNVFGPVFSICQEASSYIVFEDDFEGDKGWTHNMLRTQDDWQRGTPAGKGGENNGNDDPASAHSGNYCYGNDLGEDGWNGQYKNNTDNELITPSGAIDCSSSSNVVLQFYRWLNIEAPAYDQASIYISIAGTAGPWTRIWRNPTEITDDEWTFVELDIAEWADGEADVAIRFRLKTDGGSAYSGWNIDDVVVRENAATP
- a CDS encoding prepilin-type N-terminal cleavage/methylation domain-containing protein is translated as MFDKILPRSQKGMTLVEVIVALTVFAIGVLGLSRVMFRAMHANMNSKHTVVATNLAHEKMEEVIGSIRYSAINSTNFPSEDFEQVNVADPEYRIFKRTVAISDSLNAVGNSVMKEITVRVEWRQADRVRNVELKSSISRFKDINL
- a CDS encoding type II secretion system protein; the protein is MKKNYGFTLVEMMVAISIFGIVMTVATPPLIKFLRRHQSKDAAGIVMGALRKARSSAIHEKNDYIVFFDLDRSNVIILDDDGGGNGDPASGGFDPTARGNGRADAGEKVYGPYQLPSGQVFGMIAGSTDEEGAYVTKPVTFSGSPPRVIFHPNGSSNEEGLIFVMPELEFRQQEKGTDRMMVVRRSTGSVSVQRPNYD